Proteins encoded together in one Triticum dicoccoides isolate Atlit2015 ecotype Zavitan chromosome 7B, WEW_v2.0, whole genome shotgun sequence window:
- the LOC119340790 gene encoding serine/arginine repetitive matrix protein 1-like → MVAMGADEEERPVHQGCMAGFLHLFDRPHVFSGKRRLCHHPRRLLSSSSSGSATPSEMSMPLERATPLPSSPEMTPPAAPRPSLQLPPLDLKDRGGAAASWRLPRLSLDSRAVVDARGKLRQRDNIRTAAPPSPGVAGSPSVVARLMGLDALPHGAADEEDGQHIARGGELRRSASERVPRDPARFRFVDPSFFEKPALLPQRPSSPTAEAALAQRQSPDPAFHRAAALQRRSSHFDAREVFPEPAKRVDPSAGRGEIALCGEIDRRLRKRGIAEPARDLETLKQILEALQLKGLLRHSTPPPPLSVRNHPPPIVVMRPSSRPPQPPTSPTRRLRVQVDNARRPRSPDRAASPARSPASPARRGPQSPQRRVSPEKRHQPLKKPNNADLPSIRPRIARHAAHNLSPDDDASTIFSDGGSSSSVSASASASSRWDLEQRQRARLVDDPRTDRGLLERCDKLLSSIEAFTGAGDAAADQQPSPVSVLDAATFLADEDSPSSSGSKRGMGRRAPGPRPVASLSFPEDDDEVVPEAWLVGPEASDPDFAYVAEVVCLSDRMRSPDDVYRTVEKRRRRGEDTWQHRRLLCGAAAEALDRWRCAHPSEPVAWLRGEELLRYVWAEVQRAMEPAGPAAGDDLNDQTSGAILRDLAADRRWSPSAEAADTVLQIERLLFKDLVADAICELAEADRLRLPRRKLVF, encoded by the exons ATGGTTGCCATGGGCGCGGACGAGGAGGAGCGGCCCGTGCACCAGGGCTGCATGGCCGGCTTCCTCCACCTCTTCGACCGCCCGCACGTCTTCTCCGGCaagcgccgcctctgccaccacccccgccgcctcctctcctcctcctcaagT GGGTCCGCGACGCCGTCGGAGATGTCGATGCCGCTGGAGAGGGCGACGCCGCTCCCGTCGTCGCCCGAGATGACGCCGCCCGCGGCGCCGAGGCCGTCGCTCCAGCTCCCGCCGCTGGACCTCAAGGACAGGGGTGGCGCCGCCGCGTCCTGGAGGCTGCCGCGCCTCTCGCTGGACAGCCGCGCGGTGGTCGACGCCAGGGGGAAGCTCCGGCAGCGGGACAACATCAGAACGGCGGCGCCACCGTCACCTGGCGTGGCGGGCTCGCCCAGCGTCGTCGCGCGGCTCATGGGGCTCGACGCGCTGCCGCACGGCGCCGCGGACGAGGAGGACGGCCAGCACATCGCCCGAGGCGGCGAGCTCAGGCGGTCGGCGTCCGAGCGGGTGCCGCGCGACCCGGCCCGCTTCCGGTTCGTCGACCCGTCTTTCTTCGAGAAGCCGGCGCTGCTTCCGCAAAGGCCGTCGTCCCCGACGGCAGAGGCGGCGCTGGCACAGCGGCAGTCGCCGGATCCGGCCTTCCACAGAGCGGCAGCGCTGCAGAGGCGTAGCAGCCACTTCGACGCGCGGGAGGTGTTCCCTGAGCCGGCGAAGCGCGTCGACCCGAGCGCCGGGCGCGGCGAGATCGCGCTCTGCGGCGAGATCGACCGGCGCCTCCGCAAGCGTGGCATCGCCGAGCCCGCCAGGGATCTCGAGACGCTCAAGCAAATCCTGGAAGCCCTCCAGCTCAAAGGCCTCCTCCGCCACAGCACTCCACCGCCGCCATTGTCCGTGCGCAACCATCCGCCTCCCATCGTCGTCATGCGCCCGTCCTCTCGGCCGCCGCAGCCTCCAACCTCTCCCACGAGGCGGTTACGCGTGCAAGTCGACAATGCCCGCCGCCCGCGTTCTCCTGACCGAGCGGCGTCTCCGGcacggagcccggcctccccggcGCGACGCGGCCCGCAGTCCCCTCAGCGCCGCGTGTCTCCGGAGAAGCGCCACCAGCCCCTCAAAAAGCCGAACAACGCTGATCTCCCAAGCATCCGCCCCCGCATTGCCCGCCACGCTGCTCACAATCTATCTCCCGACGACGACGCGTCGACCATCTTCTCGGACGGCGGCAGCAGTAGCTCCGTCAGTGCCAGTGCCAGTGCCTCCTCCCGTTGGGACCTCGAG CAGCGGCAGCGGGCACGTCTGGTGGACGACCCGAGAACGGACCGCGGCCTGCTGGAGCGCTGTGACAAGCTGCTGAGCAGCATCGAGGCGTTCACCGGCGCCGGCGACGCGGCCGCCGACCAGCAGCCGAGCCCGGTGTCGGTGCTCGACGCGGCGACCTTCCTCGCCGACGAGGACTCGCCGTCGTCGTCGGGGTCGAAGCGGGGGATGGGCCGGAGAGCCCCCGGCCCCCGGCCGGTCGCCTCTCTGTCCTTtcccgaggacgacgacgaggtgGTCCCGGAAGCGTGGCTGGTTGGACCGGAGGCCAGTGACCCCGACTTCGCCTACGTGGCAGAAGTGGTCTGTTTGTCGGACCGGATGAGGAGCCCGGATGACGTGTACCGCACAGTGGAGAAGAGGCGCCGGCGTGGCGAGGACACGTGGCAGCACCGCAGGCTGCTctgcggcgcggcggcggaggcgctGGACCGGTGGCGGTGCGCGCACCCGTCGGAGCCCGTCGCGTGGCTCCGCGGCGAGGAGCTCCTGCGCTACGTCTGGGCGGAGGTCCAGCGCGCCATGGAGCCAGCCGGACCGGCGGCCGGCGACGATCTGAACGACCAGACTAGCGGAGCCATCCTGCGCGACCtggcggcagaccggcggtggtCGCCGAGCGCCGAGGCGGCGGACACCGTGCTGCAGATCGAGCGGCTGCTGTTCAAGGACCTGGTGGCCGACGCCATCTGCGAGCTGGCCGAGGCCGACCGCCTCCGCCTCCCGCGCCGGAAGCTGGTCTTCTGA